Below is a window of Dictyostelium discoideum AX4 chromosome 1 chromosome, whole genome shotgun sequence DNA.
ATGGTTGTTGTAAGTAGTTACCATATTGTTGGTGAATGTCATTCTCTGACATCATGTGACCATCCATTGGATTCATTGATGGCATACCACCAATTTGATTTGACATCATTGGGAAAGTTTGGTAGTGTggaatattgttattaatttgttgatGACCAtgcatttgttgttgttggtgttgttgttgttgttgatgttgttgtggaATAACTTGTTGTTTTGGTACTTGTTGTTGAacttgttgtggttgttgagtAATAgcttgtggttgttgttgaacttgttgttgaacttgtggttgttgtggaacaattattggttgttgttgaattggttGAACAGTTTGTTGAACAGTAGTTGATTCAATAACAACGGTTTCGGTGGTACTTTTACCAAATTGAACTTCAAAGTTTGGATCAAATGAAACAGAGTCTGGTAAAGCGACTGGAGTGTCACCCAttttattggttttgaaTGGTTGACGATTTGGAGTGgaagtggtggtagtggttgaTGGGACAGCATCTTTTGGTTTCCATGCATGAGTTGTACCTGGTTTAGAACCAAAGTTTTGTCTTGGTTGTTGTGAGGTAGTGGTAGTGACTGGTgcagtttgttgttgttgttgttgttgttgttgtggaaCAGCAACTGGTTGTTGAACAGTTGAAGTTGAAACAGCTTGTTGAACTGGTGAACCTGGTTGTTGAACTGGGGCAGCTGGTTGTTGAACTGGGGCAACTGGTTGTTGAGCTGGGGCAGTAGCTGATTGAACTGGAGCAGCTGGTTGTTGTACTGGTACAACTGGTGCGGTTTGAGTGGTGGCAGTTTCAACGACAACAGCATTGGTTGCAGCAACTGGAGCAGTTGGTGATGGGGTTGCAGTTTCAGTGGTGGTTGGTGCAACGACAGCTGGAGTGGTTGCGGTGGCAGTAACTGGTGCAGTTGTTGTAGTGGCAACTGGTGCGACAACAGCTGATTTTGGTTGACTGGCAGCATTAATTGCTTCTAAAAAGGTTGGGGCTGagttggtggtagtggttggttttgtggtggttggtgcagcagtggtggtggtagtgttGGTGGTAGCAGTAGtagttgatggtgatgaggtggtggaggtggtggcAGTAGTTGGTGCAGTGATTGATGGTGATGTGGTGGCAGTGGTGGTTGGTGTAGCAGTTGATGGTGAAGTTGTAGCAGCAGTTGAAGCAGATGTAgcattatttgtatttgtagtggtggtagtggttggtgatgttgttgatggttGTGAAACAGTTTGAGCTTTTTGTTTGGCtgcttcttgttgttgtttacgtttattttcactttcttttaaaatttcaaccaTAGTTTTACCACCTGTAATATTAGGGTGAAGAACATTTGATTGATCTGCTGGTGATGCTGTTGAGGCTGCTGGTACTGTAGATggtgtagttgtagttgtggttGAAGATGGAATTGATTGATCGATATCTACTGGTTTTGGAGCAGTTGGTGATAATTGTCTCTTTTGAACATGTTGATTTGGTCCTCTATTCATTGGTGAGGATCCATttattctattatttttaaaattactattattattattattattgttgttgttgttgttgttattgttgttattgttgttgttgttcatattattatttgaatttattttattacgtAATTGTTCTTTATCGccatctaaatttttttaaaaaaaaaaaaaaaaaaaaaaaaattagaaattaaatttgtatttttttttttttttaaaaaaaaagagaattatttaaaaaataaaatattaatttacctttaatatcttttttaatctttcCTTTATCTTCTTTCTTTATGTTATTTCTGTTGATATCATCTTTATTCTTTGGTTTGGATTCTTTCTTCTTTGTGACTTCCTCCCAGTGACCGTGAGTCTCTTTAATAAGACCTTCAACGATATAAAGGATTGTAGTTTCAACGTTGAAATTTGTTTGTTGTAAAGCACTTACAATATCATCTTCGGACCAAAGTGGATAAACGTCTCTAACTTTTCTAATTTCTTCTCTGTGGTCACTGTTATTACCATTAGATTCTGTATTTAAAGTTTTGATTGGTTCCGAGTTGCCACCCTTTTTACCACCACctgttttttgttgttttactGCTTCTTTTTGCACCATTTTATATATCTGTATTTATATGTATAAGAGTGTGTATTGTGTTGTTtatttcttgtttttttttttatgtaattatttttataagaTATCTGTTGagtgaagaaaaaaaaatgaaaaaaaaaaaaaaaaaaaaaaaaaaaaaaaaaaagttagaatttaattttttttatttttattttattttttttttatttttattttttttttttttgagtttttaaaaattttaagcAGTATGGCGAAAATACATGTGATTtgaagaacaaaaaaaaaaaaataaaaaaaaataataaaaaaataaataaaaaatttgggCAGTTAATTGGTTCCCATATGAAAAAATcgaaaattgaattttttaaaacgattaattgatattatttataatcgATGTTATTTAATTAgggttaaaaaataaaaaataaaaaaaataaaaataaatattaaaattaaaaaaacgaaagaaaaaaaaaaatgtttgtttatttgataaGTTTTAATTACAGTtgtatttttagatttttttttttttttttttattttatttttaaaattaattttgtattattttttttttttttttattcaaatgatCATCTTAATgagttgaaaatgaaaactataaagattttttaataagagaaattaagataaaaaaaaaataaaaaataaaaaaaaaaaataaaataaaaaaaaaggatggtttaattttttttatttgttttttatttgtttttttattttgttttgttttttttttatttttttattattattccaaATTGAATCTGTTCGACCAAATacgaattatttttattttattttttattttttttttatgtgggGGGGTGTTTTGTTTCGAAAGTgtgttgatttaaaaaaaaaaaaaaaaaaaaaaaaaaaaaaaaaaaaaaaaaaaaaaacacaaaaaaaaaaaaaaatagttaagaaaataaaaatagtttggttaaataaaaaaaaaaatttaaaaggatTAGACTTCAATGTCAACAATCCatcaaatcatttttttttttttttttttaattctataaTTCCTACCTAAATCCCCAAACGAAtagttaaatatttatataaaaagtaAGAGTATGTTGTGATatgaatatttataaaaaaaaaaaaaaaaaaaaaaaaaaaaatttcaaaattaaaagaaaaaaaaaaaaaaaaaaaaaaaaaaaaaaaaaaaaaaaaaattaataaaaataaaattgaaaataatttttattttttttttgaagttcTGGCATTCAAATTGACGTTAAATCTAAATAggaaagaatttttttttttttttttttttttttttttttttttttttttttttcttaaccGAATTTTATTACttgtttaattgttttttttttttttattattattaacaaattGTTTTGGTTATTTagtttctatttttttttttttacatcaATTGCCcaccaatttattttttttatttattttatttttatttttatttttattttttataatttttttttttttttatttgtttttttctttttttaggGGTTTGGAAATTTCaaacaaaaatattaataattaaatcaatttttttccaatttggtattattacaaataatttagagttttataaaaatttaggatttattaaaaattttatttttttttcccaattttttctttttttttaattaaaaaaaaaaaaaaaaaaaaatcttaataatgattttttttattttttttttttatttttttatttttttttttgagtcaCCAAAggcaaattaaaaatcaaataaaataatataacaataaatatttatttttaatatagaaTGGTTGAATTAAATGGAGAAATTGATATTCCATATGGATTATATAtggaaattgaaaatattaataaaaagaaaccaCTAAAGTATTTAATATCACATTCAACCTATAGTTGCATTTGTAAAGATGGTTTTGTTTCAGTTGAATGTGAATATCAGATTAGAGTATTTGATAGAAAAGAAAGaggaaataaagaaataggAAACTCAATTAGCACCAAAgaatcaattcaattaatttccCAACAATCAACAATATTAGAGAGTAcaataaaatattcaaatggtAGTAGTAGCACTGGCAATAGTCTTCGTAATAGCGGTGGAAGTGATATCGAGAATTGGGATGATGGTGAAACTGTTGAAGCATCCATTTTAACATCTGGagaatactattatttacataTTAGTAGTGCAGGTAGATATtatgtaaaattattattatcaacaccTTATTTAACCTCAAAAGAAGCTGGTATGAATTTACCAATTCCACAatgttcaaataattcagtATTTTTTAGTGTACCACATAAAGAtgcaaatattaaaatctttaattcaTTCATTGATCAATCAAATTCAAGTTTAATTTcagagaaattaaatttattaacttctcaatcaacaacaacatcatcaagaACAACAGCTTTTGTAAAACTTGcaaatgaaaaatcattaaaagcTCAATGGACTGTAAATGATGAATCGAATCAAAGTACTGATgttaataatagcaataataataataataataataataataataataataataataataataataataatattaataatagtaatagtttaGCACCAAAAGTAACTTCCAAACCAAATGTTACagtaattcaaaataatttatgttCAATTGGTGAAGGATTACTATCAATGAAATCAcattttgattataaaattatagctggtacattatcattatttaatgttgaaattgaaaataatattaacattatAAATGTTCAAGGTATTGCAATAAAGAAATGGGAAGTTTTAGATAAagttaattcaaattcaccatcgtcatcatcatcttcttcttctggatttaatagaattatacaaattcaattagattatggtattgaaaattcatataaattattaataacaagTGAATATTCAATGAAAGATACAAGTGGTGAATTATCAATACCATCAATGAGATGTATGGGTGAAGAAATCTCAAGACAACGTGGTTTCCTTGGAGTTGAAGCACGTACAAATGTTGAAATCTCTGATATTGGTAATGAAGGATTAAGTGTTGTCGATCTTAAAGAATTACCACCACAAATTAGATCAATGGCAAATCATCCAATTTTATTAAGTTATAAATTCCTAGAACCACAATTTAAATTGGCACTTAAAGTTAAACGTAATAAAGATTGTGCAGTATTGGTATCATTGGTTGAAAGTATGAGTTGGGTTACAACGGTTAGTTATAGTGGTAAAATGATTCATCAAATGGTATTACTTATTAAAAATACACAAAAACAATTCCTAAAGATTCAAATGCCATGGGAGTATGAAATTTGGTCCACAGTTATGGATGGTGAACCAATCAAACCATCCATTGGTGATTCAgatcaacaattattaataccaattttaaaacctGG
It encodes the following:
- a CDS encoding ubiquitin system component Cue domain containing protein, which translates into the protein MVQKEAVKQQKTGGGKKGGNSEPIKTLNTESNGNNSDHREEIRKVRDVYPLWSEDDIVSALQQTNFNVETTILYIVEGLIKETHGHWEEVTKKKESKPKNKDDINRNNIKKEDKGKIKKDIKDGDKEQLRNKINSNNNMNNNNNNNNNNNNNNNNNNNNSNFKNNRINGSSPMNRGPNQHVQKRQLSPTAPKPVDIDQSIPSSTTTTTTPSTVPAASTASPADQSNVLHPNITGGKTMVEILKESENKRKQQQEAAKQKAQTVSQPSTTSPTTTTTTNTNNATSASTAATTSPSTATPTTTATTSPSITAPTTATTSTTSSPSTTTATTNTTTTTAAPTTTKPTTTTNSAPTFLEAINAASQPKSAVVAPVATTTTAPVTATATTPAVVAPTTTETATPSPTAPVAATNAVVVETATTQTAPVVPVQQPAAPVQSATAPAQQPVAPVQQPAAPVQQPGSPVQQAVSTSTVQQPVAVPQQQQQQQQQTAPVTTTTSQQPRQNFGSKPGTTHAWKPKDAVPSTTTTTSTPNRQPFKTNKMGDTPVALPDSVSFDPNFEVQFGKSTTETVVIESTTVQQTVQPIQQQPIIVPQQPQVQQQVQQQPQAITQQPQQVQQQVPKQQVIPQQHQQQQQHQQQQMHGHQQINNNIPHYQTFPMMSNQIGGMPSMNPMDGHMMSENDIHQQYGNYLQQPYMVPVPSFFDQENDFRVRQQFYDNSYQPNYNRTTSPVNDNTANKQFRNSGNANPTYRGQQQQQQQQVQVQQDGKFQQHQDPTNNQNQPSSQSPPLQQNNHAPFMPFQYPQYPYYYHQQVQYPYYHKPYHMNVGRGYPQHPQQGYSAEEQDFNKGMYGYPQQQQNQQQQPQQQQQPQQPQYSNFQDPSQQKPLNNQGSPQLAAGSPTNPKQNTFNPTHHQVNSIPQVQQQQQQQQGQQSDISNQYKAYGSNYYNQSQNFIPSHFQQFQQNPQQRNNF